Proteins from one Catenuloplanes atrovinosus genomic window:
- a CDS encoding type Z 30S ribosomal protein S14 — MAKKALILKAAAKPKFAVRAYTRCQRCGRPKAVYRKFGLCRVCIREMAHRGELPGVSKASW, encoded by the coding sequence ATGGCCAAGAAGGCGCTGATCCTGAAGGCGGCCGCGAAGCCGAAGTTCGCGGTGCGCGCGTACACCCGTTGCCAGCGGTGCGGTCGGCCCAAGGCCGTCTACCGCAAGTTCGGTCTGTGCCGCGTCTGCATCCGGGAGATGGCCCACCGTGGCGAGCTGCCCGGTGTGTCGAAGGCTTCCTGGTAA
- the rplP gene encoding 50S ribosomal protein L16 → MLIPRKPPKGFRKPHHPDRHGQSKGGNRVVFGEFGIQALEPAYVTNRQIESARIAMTRHIKRGGKVWITIFPDQALTKKPAETRMGSGKGSPEWWVANIKPGRVLFEMSFPNEAIAREAMRRAIHKLPMKCRIVKREVGEA, encoded by the coding sequence ATGCTGATCCCGCGCAAGCCCCCGAAGGGCTTCCGCAAGCCGCACCACCCGGACCGTCACGGTCAGAGCAAGGGCGGCAACCGAGTGGTGTTCGGCGAGTTCGGCATCCAGGCGCTGGAGCCGGCCTACGTCACCAACCGGCAGATCGAGTCGGCCCGTATCGCGATGACCCGTCACATCAAGCGTGGCGGCAAGGTCTGGATCACGATCTTCCCGGACCAGGCGCTGACCAAGAAGCCGGCTGAGACCCGCATGGGTTCCGGTAAGGGCTCGCCCGAGTGGTGGGTCGCGAACATCAAGCCGGGCCGCGTCCTGTTCGAGATGTCCTTCCCGAACGAGGCGATCGCGCGTGAGGCGATGCGCCGCGCGATCCACAAGCTGCCGATGAAGTGCCGCATCGTGAAGCGCGAAGTGGGTGAGGCGTGA
- the rplN gene encoding 50S ribosomal protein L14 — protein sequence MIQQESRLRVADNTGAREILCIRVLGGSGRRYASIGDVIVATVKDAIPGAGVKKGDVVKAVVVRTAKERRRPDGSYIRFDENAAVIIKDGGDPRGTRIFGPVGRELRDKRFMKIISLAPEVL from the coding sequence GTGATCCAGCAGGAGTCGCGACTGCGTGTCGCCGACAACACGGGTGCCAGGGAGATCCTGTGCATCCGGGTGCTCGGCGGCTCGGGTCGGCGCTACGCGAGCATCGGCGACGTCATCGTGGCCACCGTCAAGGACGCGATCCCGGGCGCCGGTGTCAAGAAGGGCGACGTCGTCAAGGCGGTCGTCGTCCGTACCGCGAAGGAGCGGCGCCGGCCCGACGGGTCGTACATCCGCTTCGACGAGAACGCCGCCGTGATCATCAAGGACGGCGGTGACCCCCGTGGCACCCGTATCTTCGGCCCGGTGGGCCGCGAGCTGCGGGACAAGCGGTTCATGAAGATCATTTCGCTCGCCCCGGAGGTGTTGTGA
- the rplV gene encoding 50S ribosomal protein L22, translating into MPGKGDAPVLPGARAVARHVRVSPMKARRVVDLVRGLPAKEALTVLQFAPQSASEPVYKVLASAIANAENNERLDPDALLVSEAFVDEGPTLKRFRPRAQGRAYRIRKRTCHITIAVEAVAPKARPAKKAAAKKAAPAAEQPKNETEGAE; encoded by the coding sequence ATGCCAGGAAAAGGCGACGCTCCGGTGCTGCCGGGCGCGCGGGCGGTGGCGCGGCACGTGCGCGTCTCGCCGATGAAGGCGCGTCGGGTGGTCGACCTCGTTCGTGGTCTGCCCGCGAAGGAGGCGCTCACCGTGCTGCAGTTCGCACCGCAGTCGGCGAGCGAGCCGGTCTACAAGGTGCTGGCCAGCGCGATTGCCAACGCTGAGAACAACGAGCGGCTGGATCCTGACGCGCTGCTGGTCAGCGAGGCGTTTGTGGACGAGGGCCCGACGCTCAAGCGGTTCCGGCCGCGCGCTCAGGGTCGGGCGTACCGCATCCGCAAGCGCACCTGCCACATCACGATCGCCGTCGAGGCTGTGGCGCCGAAGGCGCGGCCCGCCAAGAAGGCCGCTGCCAAGAAGGCCGCTCCCGCGGCCGAGCAGCCCAAGAACGAGACGGAGGGCGCCGAGTAA
- the rpsC gene encoding 30S ribosomal protein S3, with protein MGQKVHPHGFRLGISTDWKSRWFADKLYKDYIGEDVKIRRMMSKGLERAGISKVDIERTRDRVRVDIHTARPGIVIGRKGAEADRIRGELEKLTGKQVQLNILEVKNPESDAQLVAQGVAEQLSSRVSFRRAMRKAMQSAMKNPVCKGIRVQVSGRLGGAEMSRTEFYREGRVPLHTLRANIEYGFFEARTTFGRIGVKVWIYKGDAVPGREAPQDTAPSRPRRERGDRPERPRRGRSGSSGTTAGGTEAGRAAAAAQQQSDTPTGESVSNAAVAAAPAVAETQQEG; from the coding sequence ATGGGTCAGAAGGTTCACCCGCACGGGTTCCGACTCGGCATCTCGACCGACTGGAAGTCCCGCTGGTTCGCGGACAAGCTCTACAAGGACTACATCGGCGAGGATGTCAAGATCCGCCGCATGATGTCCAAGGGCCTGGAGCGCGCCGGCATCTCCAAGGTGGACATCGAGCGCACCCGGGACCGGGTTCGCGTCGACATCCACACCGCCCGCCCGGGCATCGTCATCGGCCGTAAGGGCGCGGAGGCGGACCGGATCCGCGGCGAGCTGGAGAAGCTCACCGGCAAGCAGGTGCAGCTGAACATCCTCGAGGTCAAGAACCCCGAGTCGGACGCGCAGCTGGTCGCCCAGGGCGTCGCCGAGCAGCTCTCCAGCCGGGTCAGCTTCCGCCGGGCCATGCGCAAGGCGATGCAGTCCGCGATGAAGAACCCGGTCTGCAAGGGCATCCGGGTGCAGGTCTCGGGCCGCCTCGGTGGCGCGGAGATGAGCCGCACGGAGTTCTACCGTGAGGGTCGCGTCCCGCTGCACACGCTGCGGGCCAACATCGAGTACGGCTTCTTCGAGGCCCGTACCACCTTCGGCCGGATCGGCGTGAAGGTGTGGATCTACAAGGGTGACGCCGTGCCGGGCCGCGAGGCTCCGCAGGACACGGCCCCGTCCCGCCCGCGCCGTGAGCGCGGCGACCGGCCCGAGCGGCCGCGTCGTGGCCGGTCCGGCTCGTCCGGCACCACCGCGGGCGGCACCGAGGCCGGGCGCGCGGCGGCTGCCGCGCAGCAGCAGTCGGACACGCCGACCGGCGAGTCCGTCAGCAACGCGGCCGTCGCGGCCGCGCCGGCTGTCGCAGAAACGCAGCAGGAGGGCTGA
- the rpsH gene encoding 30S ribosomal protein S8: protein MTMTDPIADMLTRLRNANQAYHDRVAMPYSKIKANIAEVLKAEGYIASWSVEDPEEDVVGKKLVVELKYGSSRERSLAGIRRVSKPGLRVYAKSPELPRVLGGLGVAIISTSQGLLTDRQARKRGVGGEVLAYVW, encoded by the coding sequence ATGACCATGACTGACCCGATCGCAGACATGCTCACGCGTCTGCGTAACGCCAACCAGGCGTATCACGACCGGGTGGCGATGCCCTACTCGAAGATCAAGGCGAACATCGCCGAGGTCCTCAAGGCCGAGGGTTACATCGCCAGCTGGTCGGTCGAGGACCCGGAAGAGGACGTCGTCGGCAAGAAGCTGGTGGTCGAGCTGAAGTACGGCTCGAGCCGCGAGCGCAGCCTCGCCGGCATCCGCCGGGTGTCCAAGCCCGGTCTGCGGGTGTACGCCAAGTCCCCGGAGCTGCCGCGCGTGCTCGGCGGTCTCGGCGTGGCGATCATCTCGACGTCCCAGGGGCTGCTCACCGACCGGCAGGCCCGCAAGCGAGGGGTGGGCGGGGAAGTCCTCGCCTACGTCTGGTGA
- the rplF gene encoding 50S ribosomal protein L6, protein MSRIGRKSITVPANVDVKIDGAVVTVKGPKGELSHTLAEPITAERAEDGTIQVSRPNDERKAKELHGLSRTLVANMIVGVTEGYRKSLEINGTGYRVTAKGSDLEFALGFSHPVVVQPPAGITFTVERPTLFHVAGIDKQLVGEVSANIRKIRPPEPYKGKGVKYQGEVIRRKAGKAGKK, encoded by the coding sequence ATGTCGCGAATCGGACGTAAGTCGATTACCGTGCCGGCCAACGTCGATGTCAAGATCGACGGCGCCGTTGTCACGGTGAAGGGCCCCAAGGGCGAGCTGTCGCACACCCTGGCGGAGCCGATTACCGCTGAGCGCGCTGAGGACGGCACCATCCAGGTCAGCCGCCCCAACGACGAGCGCAAGGCGAAGGAGCTGCACGGTCTCAGCCGGACGCTCGTCGCCAACATGATCGTCGGCGTGACCGAGGGTTACCGGAAGTCGCTGGAGATCAACGGCACCGGTTACCGGGTCACCGCCAAGGGCAGCGACCTCGAGTTCGCCCTCGGCTTCTCGCACCCCGTCGTGGTCCAGCCTCCGGCCGGCATCACGTTCACCGTCGAGCGCCCGACCCTGTTCCACGTGGCCGGCATCGACAAGCAGCTGGTGGGCGAGGTCTCCGCGAACATTCGCAAGATCCGCCCGCCGGAGCCCTACAAGGGCAAGGGCGTGAAGTACCAGGGCGAGGTCATCCGCCGTAAGGCTGGAAAGGCAGGCAAGAAGTGA
- the rplX gene encoding 50S ribosomal protein L24, giving the protein MTVKVKKGDTVEVIAGKDKGVRGKVIAAYPRLDKVLVEGVNRVKKHQRIQTTQRGAKTGGIVTQEAPIHVSNVMVVDSDGNRTRVGYRIDENGTKVRISRRSGKEL; this is encoded by the coding sequence GTGACCGTGAAGGTCAAGAAGGGCGACACGGTCGAGGTCATCGCCGGGAAGGACAAGGGCGTTCGGGGTAAGGTCATCGCGGCCTACCCCCGCCTGGACAAGGTCCTGGTCGAGGGCGTGAACCGAGTCAAGAAGCACCAGCGCATCCAGACCACCCAGCGTGGCGCCAAGACCGGTGGCATCGTGACGCAGGAGGCCCCCATTCACGTCTCGAACGTGATGGTGGTCGACTCCGACGGCAACCGGACCCGGGTGGGCTACCGGATCGACGAGAACGGCACCAAGGTCCGTATCTCGCGCCGCAGCGGTAAGGAACTGTGA
- the rplE gene encoding 50S ribosomal protein L5, which translates to MTAATETKTLPRLKARYRNEIIAQLREQYEYANAMQVPGLVKIVVNMGVGEAARDAKLIDGAVRDLATITGQKPLVRRARKSIAQFKLREGMPIGAKVTLRGDRMWEFLDRLLSIALPRIRDFRGLDGRKLDGNGNYTFGLTEQSVFHEIDQDRIDRTRGMDITVVTSAKTDDEGRALLKLLGFPFKEQ; encoded by the coding sequence ATGACGGCAGCTACCGAAACCAAGACGTTGCCGCGCCTCAAGGCGCGGTACCGCAACGAGATCATCGCGCAGCTGCGTGAGCAGTACGAGTACGCGAACGCCATGCAGGTCCCCGGTCTGGTGAAGATCGTGGTCAACATGGGTGTCGGTGAGGCCGCGCGGGACGCGAAGCTCATCGACGGCGCTGTGCGCGATCTGGCCACCATCACCGGGCAGAAGCCGCTGGTTCGCCGGGCCCGCAAGTCCATCGCGCAGTTCAAGCTGCGCGAGGGCATGCCGATCGGCGCGAAGGTCACCCTCCGCGGCGACCGGATGTGGGAGTTCCTGGACCGGCTGCTGTCGATCGCGCTTCCGCGAATCCGCGACTTCCGCGGCCTCGACGGGCGCAAGCTCGACGGCAACGGCAACTACACGTTCGGCCTGACCGAGCAGTCGGTTTTCCACGAGATCGACCAGGACCGGATCGACCGTACCCGGGGCATGGACATCACCGTGGTGACCTCGGCGAAGACCGACGATGAGGGCCGGGCGCTGCTGAAGCTCCTTGGCTTCCCGTTCAAGGAGCAGTGA
- the rpsQ gene encoding 30S ribosomal protein S17: MSEENATAARRQRKVREGLVVSDKMDKTVVVEVEDRVKHALYGKVIRRTRKLKVHDEQNAAGVGDRVSLMETRPLSATKRWRIVEILEKAK, encoded by the coding sequence ATGAGTGAAGAGAACGCCACGGCCGCCCGCCGTCAGCGCAAGGTCCGTGAGGGCCTCGTGGTGAGCGACAAGATGGACAAGACCGTCGTCGTCGAGGTCGAGGACCGCGTCAAGCACGCGCTGTACGGCAAGGTCATCCGCCGTACCCGCAAGCTGAAGGTGCACGACGAGCAGAACGCCGCCGGCGTCGGCGACCGCGTCTCCCTGATGGAGACCCGGCCGCTGTCCGCCACGAAGCGGTGGCGGATCGTCGAGATCCTCGAGAAGGCGAAGTAG
- the rpmC gene encoding 50S ribosomal protein L29: MAAGTKATEFRELSDEELIAKLKEAKAELFNLRVQGATGQLDNNRRLPVVRREIARIYTILRERELGLSSAPSEVTA, encoded by the coding sequence ATGGCAGCCGGTACCAAGGCCACCGAGTTCCGTGAGCTCTCCGACGAGGAGCTGATCGCGAAGCTCAAGGAGGCCAAGGCGGAGCTGTTCAACCTCCGAGTGCAGGGCGCCACGGGGCAGCTGGACAACAACCGGCGGCTGCCTGTCGTCCGCCGGGAGATTGCCCGGATCTACACGATTCTGCGTGAGCGGGAGCTGGGTCTCTCGTCCGCGCCGTCTGAGGTGACTGCGTGA
- the rplB gene encoding 50S ribosomal protein L2, whose amino-acid sequence MPIRKYKPTTPGRRGGSVADFAEITRSTPEKSLLVPLPKKGGRNAHGRITTRHQGGGHKRQYRLIDFKRADKDGVPAKVAHIEYDPNRTARIALLHYLDGEKRYILAPKDLKQGDRVESGVGADIKPGNNLPLRNIPVGTQVHAVELRPGGGAKLARSAGVGIQLLGREDQYATLRMPSGEIRRVDVRCRATVGEIGNADQSNINWGKAGRMRWKGKRPTVRGVAMNPVDHPHGGGEGKTSGGRHPVNPAGKPEGRTRRKGQASDKLIVRRRYATRKRG is encoded by the coding sequence ATGCCTATTCGTAAGTACAAGCCGACGACGCCGGGCCGCCGTGGTGGCTCCGTCGCGGACTTCGCCGAGATCACGCGCTCCACCCCGGAGAAGTCGCTGCTCGTGCCGCTGCCCAAGAAGGGCGGCCGCAATGCGCACGGCCGGATCACCACCCGGCACCAGGGCGGTGGCCACAAGCGCCAGTACCGCTTGATCGACTTCAAGCGGGCGGACAAGGACGGTGTGCCGGCCAAGGTCGCGCACATCGAGTACGACCCGAACCGCACCGCGCGGATCGCGCTGCTGCACTACCTCGACGGCGAGAAGCGGTACATCCTCGCGCCGAAGGACCTGAAGCAGGGCGACCGGGTGGAGTCGGGCGTCGGTGCCGACATCAAGCCGGGCAACAACCTGCCGCTGCGCAACATCCCGGTCGGTACCCAGGTGCACGCCGTGGAGCTGCGCCCGGGCGGCGGGGCCAAGCTGGCCCGCTCGGCCGGCGTCGGCATCCAGCTGCTGGGCCGCGAGGACCAGTACGCGACGCTGCGTATGCCGTCCGGTGAGATCCGGCGCGTCGACGTGCGTTGCCGTGCCACGGTCGGCGAGATCGGCAACGCCGACCAGTCGAACATCAACTGGGGCAAGGCCGGCCGGATGCGGTGGAAGGGCAAGCGCCCGACCGTCCGTGGTGTCGCCATGAACCCGGTCGACCACCCGCACGGTGGTGGTGAGGGCAAGACCTCCGGTGGTCGCCACCCGGTCAACCCGGCTGGTAAGCCCGAGGGCCGTACCCGCCGCAAGGGCCAGGCGAGCGACAAGCTGATCGTCCGCCGCCGCTACGCGACCCGCAAGCGCGGCTGA
- the rpsS gene encoding 30S ribosomal protein S19: MPRSLKKGPFVDDHLIKKVEVQNDKGTKNVIKTWSRRSTIIPEMLGHTIAVHDGRKHVPVFVTEAMVGHKLGEFALTRTFKGHEKDDRKSRRR; encoded by the coding sequence ATGCCTCGCAGCCTGAAGAAGGGCCCGTTCGTCGACGACCACCTGATCAAGAAGGTGGAAGTCCAGAACGACAAGGGCACCAAGAACGTCATCAAGACCTGGTCGCGTCGCTCGACGATCATCCCCGAGATGCTCGGGCACACGATCGCCGTGCACGACGGGCGCAAGCACGTCCCGGTGTTCGTCACCGAGGCGATGGTCGGCCACAAGCTCGGTGAGTTCGCTCTGACCCGCACGTTCAAGGGTCACGAGAAGGACGACCGCAAGAGCCGCCGGCGCTGA